In Marmota flaviventris isolate mMarFla1 chromosome 15, mMarFla1.hap1, whole genome shotgun sequence, a single window of DNA contains:
- the Fabp5 gene encoding fatty acid-binding protein 5 has protein sequence MATVQQLEGRWRLVDSKGFDDYMKELGVGLTMRKMGAMAKPDCIITLDGQKLNIKTESTLKTTQFSCTLGEKFEETTADGRKTQTVCSFVDDALVQHQEWDGKESTITRKLKDGKLVVECVMNNVTCTRVYEKVE, from the exons ATGGCCACTGTTCAGCAGCTGGAAGGAAGATGGCGCCTGGTGGACAGCAAAGGCTTTGATGATTACATGAAAGAACTAG GAGTGGGACTGACTATGAGGAAAATGGGCGCAATGGCCAAACCAGATTGTATCATCACCCTTGACGGCCAGAAGCTCAACATAAAAACTGAAAGCACTTTGAAAACAACACAGTTTTCTTGTACCCTGGGAGAGAAGTTTGAAGAAACTACAGCTGATGGCAGAAAAACTCAG ACGGTCTGCAGCTTTGTTGATGATGCATTGGTTCAGCATCAGGAATGGGATGGGAAGGAAAGCACAATAACAAGAAAATTGAAAGATGGGAAGTTAGTGGTG GAGTGTGTCATGAATAATGTTACCTGTACTCGAGTCTAtgagaaagtagaataa